In the genome of Acidimicrobiia bacterium, one region contains:
- the purS gene encoding phosphoribosylformylglycinamidine synthase subunit PurS: MYRVDLTVRPRPGVKDPQAEAVQESLQRLGRGGVSVSAVGRVLSMLIDCDDANEAHRITADLCDRLLVNPNLESYEIAVTEES, encoded by the coding sequence GTGTATCGGGTTGACCTGACGGTTCGCCCTCGTCCTGGGGTCAAGGATCCTCAGGCGGAGGCGGTCCAGGAGAGCCTGCAGCGGCTCGGCCGGGGCGGTGTGTCGGTGTCGGCGGTGGGCCGGGTGCTGTCCATGCTCATCGACTGCGACGACGCAAACGAGGCGCATCGCATCACCGCGGACCTGTGCGACCGGCTGCTGGTCAATCCGAACCTGGAGTCATACGAGATCGCCGTGACGGAGGAGTCATGA
- the purL gene encoding phosphoribosylformylglycinamidine synthase subunit PurL has translation MTTAGTLAGRRLAVAMGLDETEYDAIESALGREPNHLELAVFAGMWSEHCSYKSTRALLAGLPTTGPGILAGPGSHAGCVDVGDGWAVAFKIESHNHPSAVEPYQGAATGVGGILRDVVAQGARPVAVLDALCFGDPGSPRAEFIREGVVAGIGGYGNSYGVPNVGGLTIHDARYEGNPLVNALAAGLVRHDEMRSAAAVPGAAVIYVGATTGRDGILGAAFASEELGHEDDHGGRRSHVQVGDPFMGKKLMEAVLAFTAADGLLAGQDLGACGIACATAEMAAAGGAGIEIDLEKVPLREPDMEPFEILLSESQERFMLVVDARGAEAAVGRFRSAGVAAAVCGRVVDHDRMLVRHNGEVVADLPAALVADGAPLRRWAGVESLPKAVPYPPIEPPADLGETLLSLLRLPGLGDLSPVYERYDQTVGNRTMRGPGQGEAAVLRLPGEDRAFALSLVGGGDACAVDPRLGVQCLLGEAVRNLACVGAEAVAVTDGINAGSPSDPAEFTRLAETIAGLGDGLRALGLAVTGGNCSLYNESPIGAIPPTPMIGALGLIPDRRLVPAPGFTEGDVVLLVGSPSSGPNLSAYGRLRTKEVGGPAPAPDLETDRALAGFLLEQIRAGRIRAAKDSARGGPAVALAKLCLRSGTGVRVRLEHDGRPDWALFGEPAGVAWVAIGEEHHQAVLDAATAAGLAVKASGTAGGDGLVVDGILDLAMDEVAAAFRGSP, from the coding sequence ATGACCACCGCCGGGACACTCGCCGGCCGCCGCCTGGCGGTGGCGATGGGGCTCGACGAGACCGAGTACGACGCCATCGAGTCGGCGCTGGGTCGCGAGCCGAACCACCTCGAGCTGGCGGTGTTCGCCGGGATGTGGTCCGAGCACTGCTCCTACAAGTCGACCCGGGCACTGCTAGCCGGACTCCCCACCACCGGACCCGGGATCCTCGCCGGGCCGGGCTCGCACGCCGGCTGCGTCGACGTCGGTGACGGCTGGGCGGTGGCGTTCAAGATCGAGAGCCACAACCACCCCAGTGCCGTCGAGCCCTACCAAGGGGCTGCCACAGGAGTGGGAGGGATCCTGCGCGACGTGGTGGCCCAGGGAGCCCGTCCGGTGGCGGTGCTCGACGCCCTCTGCTTCGGCGATCCGGGCTCACCTCGAGCCGAGTTCATTCGCGAGGGCGTGGTGGCCGGGATCGGCGGATACGGCAACTCCTACGGGGTCCCCAACGTGGGGGGCCTCACCATCCACGACGCCCGCTACGAGGGAAACCCTCTGGTGAACGCCCTTGCCGCCGGCCTGGTTCGCCACGACGAGATGCGCTCGGCGGCAGCGGTGCCCGGAGCGGCGGTGATCTACGTGGGGGCGACCACGGGTCGAGACGGGATCCTCGGCGCCGCCTTCGCCTCCGAGGAGCTGGGCCATGAAGACGACCACGGTGGCCGCCGCTCCCATGTGCAGGTGGGCGACCCGTTCATGGGAAAGAAGCTGATGGAGGCGGTGCTGGCCTTCACCGCCGCCGACGGGCTGCTGGCCGGTCAGGACCTGGGCGCCTGCGGGATCGCCTGCGCCACTGCCGAGATGGCCGCCGCCGGAGGGGCCGGGATCGAGATCGACCTGGAGAAGGTGCCGCTGCGGGAGCCCGACATGGAGCCCTTCGAGATACTTCTCTCCGAGTCGCAGGAGCGGTTCATGCTGGTGGTCGACGCGAGAGGCGCCGAGGCGGCCGTGGGGCGCTTCCGCTCGGCAGGCGTGGCGGCGGCGGTGTGCGGTCGTGTGGTCGATCACGACCGGATGCTGGTGCGTCACAACGGCGAGGTGGTGGCCGACCTCCCGGCGGCACTGGTCGCCGACGGTGCTCCGCTCCGCCGGTGGGCCGGGGTGGAGTCGCTGCCGAAGGCGGTGCCGTATCCGCCGATCGAGCCGCCCGCCGACCTCGGCGAGACGCTCCTCTCCCTGCTGCGCCTTCCCGGGCTCGGCGATCTCTCCCCCGTCTACGAACGCTACGACCAGACGGTGGGAAACCGCACCATGCGCGGACCGGGACAGGGCGAGGCAGCGGTGCTGCGGCTCCCCGGAGAGGACCGCGCCTTCGCCCTCTCCCTGGTGGGCGGTGGCGACGCCTGCGCCGTGGATCCCAGGCTCGGGGTTCAGTGCCTCCTCGGTGAGGCCGTGCGCAATCTGGCCTGTGTCGGTGCCGAGGCGGTGGCGGTCACCGACGGCATCAATGCCGGGTCGCCATCGGATCCGGCCGAGTTCACCCGTCTGGCGGAGACCATCGCCGGGCTCGGTGACGGCCTGCGCGCCCTGGGTCTGGCCGTCACCGGCGGGAACTGCTCCCTGTACAACGAGTCCCCCATCGGCGCCATACCGCCCACTCCGATGATCGGCGCCCTCGGGCTGATCCCCGACCGCAGGCTCGTTCCCGCCCCCGGCTTCACCGAGGGCGACGTAGTGCTGCTGGTCGGGAGCCCGTCCTCCGGCCCCAACCTCTCCGCCTACGGCCGGCTGAGGACGAAGGAGGTCGGTGGCCCCGCTCCCGCGCCAGACCTGGAGACCGACCGTGCCCTCGCCGGGTTTCTCCTCGAGCAGATCCGGGCGGGCCGCATCCGGGCGGCGAAGGACTCGGCCCGAGGCGGGCCGGCAGTTGCCCTGGCCAAGCTCTGCCTGCGCTCGGGAACCGGAGTCCGCGTACGCCTGGAGCACGATGGACGCCCCGATTGGGCTCTGTTCGGTGAGCCGGCAGGGGTGGCCTGGGTGGCCATCGGTGAGGAGCACCACCAGGCGGTGCTTGATGCGGCCACCGCTGCGGGCCTCGCGGTCAAAGCCTCGGGGACGGCGGGCGGCGACGGGCTCGTCGTCGACGGGATCCTCGACCTCGCCATGGACGAGGTGGCCGCCGCTTTCCGGGGATCGCCATGA
- the purH gene encoding bifunctional phosphoribosylaminoimidazolecarboxamide formyltransferase/IMP cyclohydrolase, which yields MSPSDDRPRFAILASGRGSNAARLIDAFAAGTIPADLVLVATDNPGAPVLEEAGRRGIPTAVVAFDGSRREHETRMLEVLHEAGAEHLLLAGYMRILGAGFLEAWPGRILNIHPSLLPEFPGLDAPARQWEAGVTVAGATVHLVDGGVDSGPILLQGRIEVRGDEGPHGLAHRILTEVEHRIYPRAVRLLVDELCDEAPDPGNVRRALISVSDKAGVAEMGRRLVACGVELIASGGTAATLADAGVPVTPVESITGAPEVLGGRVKTLHPAIHAGILADRRRPDHLADLDRHGHLPIDLVVCNLYPFEAALAGGAARDRLVEEIDIGGPTMLRAAAKNADGGVAVVVNHADHARVLSWVEAAGRIPQAVRRDLAATAFARVAAYDRAIAMWSQEGAEVDPGLPHFVAGAPLRYGENPHQRAELLVEDGGRGVAAGTLLQGKALSFNNLLDLDAAYRAAHGEGGHRCAVVKHTNTCGLAEAEMQADAFTAALSGDPMAAFGGVIGFNSALEGATAAAIKESGLFVECIAAPAFTAEAIAMLAGRTNLRLLEVPPGDPSPGRTFHTIGGGLLVQEADPGPAPTTEWKTVTRRPADPEMLAEMSFAMRAVALLKSNAVCVTSGRTLRGAGAGLMSRVDATRLALEKAGPAARGAVLASDGFFPFDDSVRVAAVAGIAAVVQPGGSKRDDEVVAACDELGLVMVLTGRRHFRH from the coding sequence ATGTCGCCGTCTGATGACCGGCCCCGCTTCGCCATCCTGGCTTCGGGGCGGGGTTCCAACGCCGCCCGGCTGATCGACGCCTTCGCTGCCGGCACCATCCCCGCCGATCTGGTGCTGGTGGCCACCGACAACCCCGGGGCGCCGGTGCTCGAGGAGGCGGGGCGGCGGGGCATTCCAACCGCCGTGGTCGCCTTCGACGGCTCCAGACGGGAGCACGAGACCAGGATGTTGGAGGTACTGCACGAGGCCGGGGCGGAGCACCTCCTCCTCGCCGGCTACATGAGGATCCTGGGCGCCGGGTTCCTCGAGGCCTGGCCGGGCCGGATCCTCAACATCCACCCCTCCCTCCTCCCCGAGTTTCCGGGGCTCGATGCTCCGGCGCGGCAGTGGGAGGCCGGGGTGACGGTGGCCGGAGCCACCGTCCACCTGGTCGACGGCGGGGTGGACAGCGGTCCCATCCTTCTCCAGGGCCGCATCGAGGTGAGAGGCGATGAAGGGCCCCACGGGCTCGCCCACCGGATACTCACCGAGGTCGAGCACCGCATCTATCCGCGAGCCGTGCGGCTGCTGGTGGATGAACTGTGCGACGAGGCGCCCGATCCGGGAAATGTCCGGCGCGCCCTGATCAGCGTGTCCGACAAGGCCGGAGTCGCCGAGATGGGAAGGCGACTGGTCGCCTGCGGGGTCGAACTGATCGCCTCGGGGGGCACCGCCGCCACCCTGGCCGATGCCGGGGTGCCGGTCACCCCCGTGGAGTCGATCACCGGAGCACCCGAGGTCCTGGGCGGCCGGGTGAAGACCCTCCATCCGGCTATCCACGCCGGGATCCTCGCCGACCGCCGGCGTCCCGACCATCTCGCCGACCTCGATCGCCACGGCCACCTTCCCATCGACCTGGTGGTGTGCAACCTGTATCCCTTCGAGGCGGCACTGGCCGGCGGGGCCGCCCGCGACCGCCTGGTGGAGGAGATCGACATCGGCGGCCCCACGATGCTGCGGGCGGCGGCAAAGAACGCCGACGGAGGCGTCGCCGTGGTCGTGAACCACGCCGACCACGCCCGTGTCCTGAGCTGGGTCGAGGCAGCGGGTCGGATCCCCCAGGCCGTGCGCCGCGACCTGGCAGCGACGGCGTTCGCCCGGGTCGCCGCCTACGACCGGGCCATCGCCATGTGGTCACAGGAGGGTGCCGAGGTCGACCCCGGCCTCCCTCACTTCGTCGCCGGCGCCCCCCTTCGCTACGGCGAGAACCCCCATCAGCGCGCCGAGTTGCTCGTCGAGGATGGCGGCCGGGGGGTTGCCGCCGGAACCCTGCTGCAGGGGAAGGCGCTCTCGTTCAACAACCTCCTCGACCTCGATGCCGCCTACCGGGCGGCCCACGGCGAAGGAGGGCACCGCTGCGCCGTGGTCAAGCACACCAACACCTGCGGGCTGGCGGAGGCGGAGATGCAGGCCGACGCCTTCACCGCGGCGCTCTCCGGCGATCCGATGGCCGCCTTCGGCGGGGTGATCGGCTTCAACTCGGCACTGGAGGGGGCCACGGCGGCGGCGATCAAGGAGTCCGGGTTGTTCGTGGAGTGCATCGCCGCCCCCGCCTTCACCGCCGAGGCGATCGCCATGCTGGCGGGAAGGACCAACCTCCGACTGCTCGAGGTCCCTCCTGGGGATCCTTCCCCCGGTCGCACCTTCCACACCATCGGGGGCGGACTGCTGGTCCAGGAGGCCGACCCGGGGCCGGCTCCGACCACCGAGTGGAAGACGGTGACCCGCCGCCCGGCCGACCCGGAGATGCTCGCCGAGATGTCGTTCGCCATGCGGGCGGTGGCGCTGCTCAAGTCGAACGCCGTGTGCGTCACATCCGGGCGAACCCTGCGCGGGGCCGGCGCAGGCCTGATGAGCCGGGTCGACGCCACCCGGCTCGCCCTGGAGAAGGCCGGGCCGGCCGCAAGGGGTGCAGTGCTCGCCTCGGATGGATTCTTCCCGTTCGACGACTCGGTGCGGGTGGCCGCCGTCGCCGGCATCGCCGCCGTGGTCCAGCCGGGGGGCTCCAAGCGTGACGACGAGGTGGTGGCGGCCTGCGACGAGCTCGGCCTGGTCATGGTGCTCACCGGACGCAGGCATTTCCGCCATTGA
- a CDS encoding phosphoribosylaminoimidazolesuccinocarboxamide synthase produces the protein MRASRSGDPKVQQEAYEGKAKRVVPQPDGTAHILYKDDATAFNGQRHEQFSGKGALNSRITEMLFEYLADRGIATHHLGRVDERTLSARLVEIVPIEAVVRFKVAGSLEKRTGLDYLTVCEPPIVEFYFKRDDLGDPMINDEHVALLGLATQGEADEIREAARTAALLLRDLFSGAGIDLVDLKFEFGRSGDGDMLLADEISPDTCRFRDLETGEILDKDLFRFDQGDLLAGYRKLLERLEAALDATDRVSG, from the coding sequence ATGCGCGCCAGCCGAAGCGGGGACCCGAAGGTGCAGCAGGAGGCCTACGAGGGCAAGGCGAAGCGGGTGGTGCCGCAGCCCGACGGGACCGCACACATCCTCTACAAGGATGACGCCACCGCCTTCAACGGCCAGCGCCACGAGCAGTTCTCCGGCAAGGGCGCCCTCAACAGCCGGATCACCGAGATGCTGTTCGAGTACCTCGCCGATCGGGGGATCGCCACCCATCATCTGGGCCGCGTCGACGAGCGGACCCTGTCCGCCCGTCTGGTCGAGATCGTTCCCATCGAGGCGGTGGTCAGATTCAAGGTCGCCGGGTCGCTGGAGAAGCGGACCGGCCTCGACTACCTGACGGTCTGCGAACCACCGATAGTCGAGTTCTACTTCAAACGAGACGACCTGGGTGACCCCATGATCAACGACGAGCATGTCGCCTTGCTCGGACTGGCCACGCAGGGCGAGGCCGACGAGATCCGGGAAGCCGCCAGGACGGCGGCGCTGCTGCTTCGGGACCTGTTCAGTGGAGCCGGGATCGACCTGGTCGATCTCAAGTTCGAGTTCGGTCGTTCCGGAGACGGCGACATGCTCCTCGCCGACGAGATCTCACCCGACACCTGCCGGTTCCGCGACCTGGAGACCGGCGAGATCCTCGACAAGGACCTGTTCCGGTTCGATCAGGGAGACCTCCTCGCCGGCTACCGCAAGTTGCTGGAACGCCTCGAGGCGGCACTGGACGCCACCGACCGTGTATCGGGTTGA
- the purQ gene encoding phosphoribosylformylglycinamidine synthase I, with product MTGPRAAVIVFPGSNGDRDLLEGLLAAGFDAFLHPSDRPLPDGIQLAGLPGGFSYGDYWRAGMLASQEPSVVDLPGFVASGGLVIGVCNGFQILVEGGLLPGALGYNDPAGFRHRWVTVEVTDQASGPWFSALEPGDRMLLPIAHAEGNWFHPDGFDAVADRVPLVYEENPNGSLGDLAALLDDTGRVLGIMPHPERASHPDLGSTDGLLLLSGAHRSILEGVRG from the coding sequence ATGACCGGGCCCCGGGCGGCGGTGATCGTCTTTCCCGGGTCCAATGGGGACCGCGACCTCCTCGAAGGGCTCCTGGCGGCCGGCTTCGACGCCTTCTTGCATCCCTCCGACCGCCCTCTTCCCGACGGGATCCAGCTCGCCGGACTTCCCGGTGGCTTCTCGTATGGGGACTACTGGAGGGCTGGGATGCTCGCCAGCCAGGAGCCGTCCGTAGTGGATCTTCCCGGGTTCGTGGCCTCTGGCGGGCTGGTGATCGGGGTCTGCAACGGGTTTCAGATCCTGGTCGAAGGGGGCCTGCTCCCGGGCGCCCTCGGCTACAACGACCCGGCAGGGTTCCGGCATCGTTGGGTGACCGTCGAGGTGACGGACCAGGCGTCGGGCCCGTGGTTCTCGGCGCTCGAGCCGGGCGACCGGATGCTCCTCCCCATCGCCCATGCCGAGGGCAACTGGTTCCACCCCGATGGCTTCGATGCCGTGGCCGACCGGGTGCCCCTGGTGTACGAGGAGAACCCCAACGGCTCGCTGGGCGACCTGGCCGCCCTCCTCGACGACACCGGCCGGGTCCTGGGCATCATGCCCCACCCCGAGCGGGCATCCCATCCCGATCTCGGCAGCACGGATGGACTGCTTCTGCTCTCCGGGGCCCACCGATCGATTCTGGAGGGGGTGAGGGGATGA
- the purF gene encoding amidophosphoribosyltransferase, protein MNPHLPFDELREACGVVAVYHEAAAVPLAHRALFELQHRGQEGAGIVSIDDAGTHHVAKGRGLIAEALPVHRIEGMPGDRAIGHCRYSTVGLDENIQPFLANTPYGRVAIAHNGNIKNADDLRDELEADGALVSTTLDTELLVHLIARSRAPDFAAALQHMAAAAVGAYSLTMFCDGRIYALRDPNGLRPLVLGEIKGGWVIASETCALEVLRAADVRQIEPGELVTIGPEGVETRQLLKPAALAPCVFELVYFARPNSTVFGQGVNEARTRMGEELARADAAAGFRADVVVPVPDSGVPAAIGYSRGSGLPYEKAILRSHYVGRTFILPDQDARTSQIELKLSVVRQAVAGKRVVLVDDSIVRGNTSMQIVKMIREAGASGVALRVASPPIAWPCFMGIDTPRREELAINREGSPAGVAAAIGVDDLAYLSAEALRRAAGGGEHCMACMTGEYPI, encoded by the coding sequence ATGAACCCGCATCTTCCCTTCGACGAGCTGCGCGAGGCGTGCGGGGTGGTTGCGGTGTACCACGAGGCGGCCGCCGTCCCCCTGGCCCACCGCGCCCTCTTCGAGCTGCAACACCGCGGCCAGGAGGGCGCCGGAATCGTCTCCATCGACGACGCCGGCACCCACCACGTCGCCAAGGGCCGGGGCCTGATCGCCGAGGCGTTGCCGGTCCACCGCATCGAGGGGATGCCGGGTGACCGGGCGATCGGACACTGTCGGTACTCGACCGTCGGCCTCGACGAGAACATCCAGCCGTTCCTGGCGAACACCCCGTATGGGCGGGTGGCCATCGCCCACAACGGAAACATCAAGAACGCCGACGACCTGCGCGACGAGCTGGAGGCCGACGGGGCACTGGTCTCGACCACCCTCGACACCGAGTTGCTGGTGCACCTCATCGCTCGATCGCGGGCGCCCGACTTCGCCGCGGCGCTGCAGCACATGGCGGCAGCGGCGGTCGGGGCCTACTCGCTGACCATGTTCTGCGACGGCCGCATATACGCCCTGCGCGATCCCAACGGGCTGCGCCCGCTCGTGCTGGGTGAGATCAAGGGGGGCTGGGTCATCGCCTCCGAGACCTGTGCCCTCGAGGTGCTCCGCGCCGCCGACGTGCGCCAGATAGAGCCGGGAGAGCTGGTGACCATCGGCCCCGAGGGCGTCGAGACCAGGCAGCTGCTGAAACCTGCGGCGCTGGCGCCGTGCGTGTTCGAGCTGGTCTACTTCGCCCGTCCCAACTCGACGGTGTTCGGCCAGGGCGTCAACGAGGCGCGCACCCGGATGGGCGAGGAGCTGGCCAGGGCGGACGCCGCCGCCGGATTCCGCGCCGACGTGGTGGTGCCGGTGCCCGACTCGGGCGTCCCGGCGGCCATCGGCTACTCGCGCGGTTCCGGCCTTCCGTACGAGAAGGCGATCCTGCGCAGCCACTACGTGGGGCGCACCTTCATCCTCCCCGACCAGGATGCCCGCACCTCCCAGATCGAGCTCAAGCTGTCGGTGGTGCGACAGGCGGTCGCCGGCAAGCGGGTGGTGCTGGTGGACGACTCGATCGTGCGGGGCAACACCTCGATGCAGATCGTCAAGATGATTCGCGAGGCCGGGGCGTCCGGCGTCGCCCTGCGGGTGGCGAGCCCTCCTATCGCATGGCCCTGTTTCATGGGGATCGACACCCCGCGGCGCGAGGAACTGGCCATCAACCGCGAGGGATCGCCTGCCGGGGTGGCGGCGGCGATCGGGGTGGACGACCTCGCCTACCTCTCCGCCGAGGCCTTGCGCCGGGCCGCCGGCGGCGGGGAGCACTGCATGGCGTGCATGACCGGCGAGTACCCGATATGA
- the purD gene encoding phosphoribosylamine--glycine ligase — protein sequence MIVGSGGREHAMARALASGPGVEILTAPGNPGTAALGTNLDLPADDVPALVATARDHRVELVVPGPEGPLVAGLADALVAAGIRCAGPGRAAARLEASKAFTRQVAAEAGVRSPVHRLVSDPAEIEAALAGFADPPVVKADGLAAGKGVMLPDDFDECRRLGRELLGGGLGEAGRRIVLEERLFGIEASLFYACRGTAFVALPHARDHKRLLEGDQGPNTGGMGAVSPNPAVGTDLERQVADEIIRPVLRVMVDRGTPFHGFLFAGLMLTTSGPALLEFNVRLGDPEAQAILPRIEQGRFLEVCSWVAGQGEDPPHFGIDPDPTCAVVLAAAGYPESPRRGDPIEIDPAVERPDRWFIHAGTAAGGGGLITAGGRVGAVVARGGDATTARRLAYDGVRLVRWEGMTYRRDVGAEVNGG from the coding sequence ATGATCGTCGGTTCCGGCGGCCGGGAGCACGCCATGGCCAGAGCCCTCGCATCGGGTCCGGGAGTGGAGATTCTCACCGCCCCGGGCAACCCGGGAACCGCAGCCCTCGGGACCAACCTCGACCTCCCGGCCGATGACGTTCCCGCCCTCGTGGCCACCGCCCGGGATCACCGGGTCGAACTGGTCGTCCCCGGACCGGAGGGCCCGCTGGTGGCGGGTCTCGCCGACGCCCTGGTCGCGGCCGGGATCCGTTGCGCCGGCCCCGGCCGCGCCGCCGCCAGGCTGGAGGCATCCAAGGCCTTCACCCGCCAGGTGGCGGCCGAAGCCGGCGTCCGCTCCCCCGTCCACCGCCTCGTGTCCGACCCGGCCGAGATCGAGGCAGCCCTCGCCGGGTTCGCCGACCCTCCCGTGGTGAAGGCAGACGGCCTGGCGGCCGGCAAGGGGGTGATGCTCCCCGACGACTTCGACGAGTGTCGTCGCCTCGGAAGGGAGCTGCTCGGTGGAGGCCTGGGCGAGGCGGGGAGACGCATCGTGCTCGAAGAGCGCCTCTTCGGGATCGAGGCGTCCCTGTTCTACGCCTGTCGCGGTACCGCCTTCGTGGCCCTTCCCCATGCCCGCGACCACAAGCGCCTCCTCGAGGGAGACCAGGGCCCGAACACCGGTGGTATGGGTGCGGTGAGCCCGAACCCGGCAGTCGGCACCGACCTGGAACGGCAGGTGGCCGACGAGATCATCCGCCCGGTGCTCAGGGTGATGGTGGACCGGGGGACCCCCTTCCACGGCTTCTTGTTCGCCGGCCTGATGCTCACCACCTCCGGCCCGGCGCTTCTCGAGTTCAACGTCCGCCTCGGCGACCCCGAGGCCCAGGCGATCCTTCCCCGGATCGAGCAGGGGCGATTCCTCGAGGTCTGCTCCTGGGTGGCCGGCCAAGGTGAGGACCCGCCCCACTTCGGGATCGACCCCGATCCCACCTGTGCAGTGGTGCTGGCGGCGGCTGGCTACCCCGAGTCGCCCCGGCGCGGCGATCCGATCGAGATCGACCCCGCCGTGGAGCGCCCCGACCGCTGGTTCATCCATGCCGGGACCGCCGCCGGCGGCGGAGGGCTGATCACCGCAGGTGGCAGGGTCGGGGCGGTGGTCGCTCGCGGCGGAGACGCCACCACCGCCCGCCGCCTCGCCTACGACGGAGTGCGCCTCGTACGATGGGAGGGCATGACATATCGACGCGACGTGGGAGCGGAGGTGAACGGTGGGTGA
- the purM gene encoding phosphoribosylformylglycinamidine cyclo-ligase, translating into MTREGGPLTYGKAGVDVSAAARLLDRLSPVIGATRGPEWVDHPSPYAGLIRPETGTMADPLIAATCDGVGTKLLLARGPADFEGLGVDLVAMSVNDLLPLAARPILFLDYLATARLDPERIEAAIRGIAAGCREAGCALLGGETAEMPGMYPDGELEMVGFAVGMVDAELLPDPTTARPGDAVVGLPSTGLHSNGFSLARAALLERGGLDLDHEVRPGMTLGDELLTPTAIYVRPVLDLAATIGFKAAAHVTGGGLLGRAGAMLPTGLEVRIDPAGFTRPPVIDLVATHGGVEEAELAATFNMGLGFLAVIAADDTAAAVELGWRLVGEVTDGKRRVVFGDVAV; encoded by the coding sequence ATGACCCGTGAGGGGGGGCCGCTCACATACGGCAAGGCCGGAGTCGACGTGTCGGCCGCCGCCAGGCTGTTGGATCGGCTCAGCCCGGTGATCGGGGCCACGCGCGGGCCGGAGTGGGTCGACCACCCCTCCCCGTACGCCGGCCTGATCCGGCCCGAGACCGGCACGATGGCAGATCCGCTCATCGCCGCCACCTGCGACGGCGTGGGCACCAAGCTGCTGCTGGCGCGAGGACCCGCCGACTTCGAGGGCCTGGGGGTCGACCTGGTGGCGATGAGCGTCAACGACCTGCTTCCCCTCGCGGCCCGGCCCATCCTGTTCCTCGACTACCTGGCGACTGCAAGGCTGGACCCGGAACGGATCGAGGCGGCGATCCGGGGGATCGCCGCCGGCTGCCGTGAGGCGGGCTGCGCGCTCCTCGGCGGAGAGACGGCCGAGATGCCCGGCATGTACCCCGACGGCGAGTTGGAGATGGTCGGGTTCGCCGTGGGCATGGTCGACGCCGAACTGCTCCCCGACCCGACGACGGCGAGGCCGGGCGATGCCGTAGTCGGACTCCCGTCGACCGGGCTCCACTCCAATGGATTCTCGCTGGCCCGCGCCGCACTCCTCGAGAGGGGCGGCCTCGACCTCGACCATGAGGTCCGTCCAGGGATGACCCTCGGCGACGAACTCCTCACCCCGACCGCCATCTACGTGCGTCCCGTGCTCGACCTGGCGGCAACGATCGGATTCAAGGCGGCGGCGCACGTGACCGGTGGCGGCCTGCTGGGGCGGGCCGGTGCCATGCTTCCCACCGGGCTGGAGGTCCGGATCGACCCGGCCGGCTTCACCCGGCCGCCCGTGATCGACCTGGTGGCGACCCACGGCGGCGTCGAGGAGGCGGAGCTCGCCGCCACCTTCAACATGGGGTTGGGCTTCCTGGCCGTGATCGCCGCCGACGACACCGCCGCCGCCGTCGAGCTCGGATGGCGGCTCGTCGGCGAGGTGACCGACGGCAAGAGACGGGTCGTGTTCGGTGATGTCGCCGTCTGA